The segment GCGATAGCGTAGCCCGTAGCACGCCGACCTTGCCCACACAAGCGCAGCGAAGTGTGGGCAAGGGCACGCCCAAAAAATTAAAAATTAACTTTCATAAAAAACAAAACTAAATTTATGATAGATGGTAGGCTTTGACAAACTTTAAAAGTCAGGGGGAACTATTGCAGTATAATCCTGCACAAAAAAGCCCCTCCATGTATCAATAGAATAGCCAGGATTACTTTGTATAAAGAATTTATCTTTTTTTGTACCCGTAAGTACACATTCTACTTGTGGATAATTACTATCGTAAAGCAAAAGCGATAACTTTTCGGTTTGAGGTTCATAAGCATATCCATACACTACAACTTGATGATTCTTTTGCCCGATATCCAATAAATTTCTAGCATTGACTAACCCCAAAGGCAGCGGCTTACCTTGATGTATTGATGCTTGAATAATAGGGAATTGTTCTTGCCAAGTCCAGTATTTTACGCCCTTAAAAAGCAAGTTAGGTTCATCTTCGTGCAATGTCCAAGATACAAAACGAAAGGCACTTTCTTTGAAAAAACTGTCAAACAATCTTTTTTGAATGTATTTAGCCAAAGGATGGTCATCGTAAGGAACACCTTCTTCGGTTAGTTCGCTTTTTGAACATTTGGGAATAGGTTTGCGCGAGTAAAAGTAATCTAAGGCTGCAAAAGCCATTCCTCCACATCTACCTCTGGCATGGACTTGCAAATATCTTTTACCATCATCTTTTGTAACAATTTCTGCACCTTGTTTTTGTACCCATTTAAGGATAACTTCAGGAACGTTTTTAGGGATAGGAAGGTCTATCACAGTGTTCAAAAATCCGTTACCAAAGTCAAAACCATGCGATACAGGATTAAAACCTGTACGAATATAATTGGCACTTTCAGACATAAGAGATAGAAATTTTTTGAACCGAAGATAGAAATTTATTGGTTAATATGCGGTTTAATAATGGCTAAAAGTTCTAATAGAGTAGAAGGATAAGGGTACTCTGCATCTTCATTATTGATATTACAGTAGCTAATTTTGCCATTTCTATCTACGGCAATAATAGAGGGCACGGCAAAAGGACAATAGTATATTCCACATCCACAGTTCAAGCATCTGTAACCTTTTTCGGCGTAAAAGTTAAAAGTTTCGTAGTCCATTCCATATAAAGTTCCATACTTTTTGTGAATATCGTAGTTCTCCGTAGAACGAAGCCAAATAATTTCGTTGTACTTTACATTGTTCTTTTTGAGATAAGCATCTACAATTGAAGAGTCTTTTGCAATAATTACAATTACGCGTCTATTTTTTTCATTTTTTAGTACGCTATCTTGCATTTTAATCACTTTACTTTTGTAAATGGGGCAAGTCTTATCTCGTAAAAATATGAGTGTTAAATCCGTTTTATTTTTGTAGTCTGATAGTCTAAATCGTTTTTGGTCGTGCGTTATATGGTCTATTTCAGGGGCATCTGAACCAATGGGTAATCCCGTAGGAAATAAAGCTTGCGCGCTGCAAAGCAAAGAGATAAATATCACAAAAATCAGTAGATGCAAAACCAATCTCATTACGCTGTAAAGATAAAAAATTATGCTGACAAAGAAGCCGAATCTGCTGGGCTGTATTTACGTTTTTTACAATTGTTGATAAATTGAGCGTGGTATTGAAAAGTGCATTTATGAAAAACTTTTTGGCTTTACCAAAGAAAGAAGATGTAACAAATTTTGTGTTCCTATTTACTTTTGCTATTTTTGCTTGAAGTAGTAAATATGAAAATTTTATCTATTCGCATAAGAAATTTACATTCTTTAAGAGGAGAACATTATATCAATTTTGAAGAAGAACCTTTTTTGACCCATAGTTTATTTGCTATTGTAGGTCCGACAGGGGCAGGTAAAAGCACTATTTTAGATGCTATTACTTTAGCTTTGTATGGTAGAGTATTTCGCTACTCAAACGCCCCTGCGGACAAAGTAATTAGCTTTGGTGAAAAAGATGCACTTGCTGAAATTACTTTTGTAGGAAAAGATGGATTAGAATATGCTGCATCTTGGGCTATAAGCCAAAGAAAAACAGGCACAATAGGACCTCCCAAAAGGCACATTGCTGAATCAAAAGGCAGTAAAAGAATCCTAGCTGAAAAAGAAAAAGACATAAACCCCTTACTACAAAAGATTATAGGTTTAGAGTATGAGCAATTTACTCGTTCCATTATTTTACCACAAGGGAACTTTGCTTCCTTTCTCAAAGCTAAACCAAACGAAAGAGCTGAAATTTTAGAATATATCACAGGTACAGAGATATTTAGCCAAATCTCTGCTAAAACATACGAAATTTGTACACAGAAGGAACGAGAACTCAATCAGTTGAAAGATAAGCTACAAACTCAAATATCATTACTTCTTTCCGCAGAGCAAATAAGCGAAATTCAACAAAAAATCATTGATATTGAAGAATCTTTGAAAAAAGACAGTCAAGAACAAAAAAAGCTAGAAGCACAATACGATATTTGCAGACGAATTGAACAGTACAAAAGAGAAATTGACTACCTCGAAAAGCAAAAGTACGAAATAGAGCAAAAGTACAAAGAATATAAAACTCACTTTGAGAAATATCAATTTTATGAAAAGTATGCTGACATTTATGACATGTACGACAAAAAGCATGAGTACGAATCTCAACTTGCTCAAAAAATTCAAGAAAAAGAAGAGGTAGGGCAGCAAATAAACGCACTACATCCCAAAATACAAGCTGCACAAGAAGAGATTTCAAAAATTCAAAAAGAGATTGAAACCCTCAATGAAACTATACGTGAAAAGAAACCCATTTGGCAAAAAGCCCGAGAACTTGAATATGAGCTTAACCGCTACCGTTCTCAAATTAAAGAAATAGAAAAACACATTCTTGAAATTGAACATTACATTGAAAATTTGTATCATCAGAATGAGCAAAATACCCAAAACCTTGAATGTTTAGAGGAGAAACGCAAAGCAAATTTAGAATGGCTACAAGCCCACCAACAATACGCACAACTTGCACAAAATGCCGCTCTTCTACAAAACTACATGGAAAGAAATACACAAATAGATGTAGATATCCAAACCGAAAAAAACAGGCTTTCTGAACAACAAAAAAAGCACCAAGAAATAGAACAAAAAATTGCACAGCTAATGCACACACAGCAACACATTGAGCAGCAAAAAGAAAAATACTATTCTGAAAAAACTAAATTAGAAAGTGTGATAGAGCAACTTAAAAATGATATGCCCAAAGATATCCCTGACGAAGTTTATGTATTTAAATTGCGAGAATTAAAGAGAAACGGCGAACTTTACTCTACTACACTTGAAAACCTCCAAAAAGAGCAAAAAGAACAAGAACAAATACAAAAAGCCATACAAGAGCAAGAAACAGAACTTGACGAGTACAAACAAAAAATGAGCGAATATGAAAAAGCAATTGGTAGCGCCCAAAACCAAATAGAGTGGCAAAAAAAAATTGACGAACTTGCACCTTACCGAGCTGAACTCAAAAAAGGTCAGCCTTGTCCTCTCTGCGGTGCCACAGAACACCCTTATGTAGTCCGCGTTCCAGAAGTACTCTCTCAATTACAAAAACAGTTACAAGACCTACAACAATTCTATCAGCAAATTCGCGAACAATTTATACGCACTAACGAAAATATTGAGAAAAACAAAGCAAGACTCAAAGCCAATCAAAACCAAATTTTGATTTACCAAAAGCAACTTGCTCAATATGAACAAGAATTTAATACTCTGCTACATTCACTCCATCTCAATTACGCACTTAATGATATCAGTCTTATTCAAGCTCATTTGCAACAAGTGGAAGAGCAAATTAAAACCTACTCAAGCTTAAAGCAACAAATTGAAACCAAAGACAAAGAGTTAAAAAAGATTCACAATCATTTTGAAAGTATCAAAAATCAGTTAGATGATATCACGCTCCAAATAAAAGGGTGTGAAATAG is part of the Bacteroidia bacterium genome and harbors:
- a CDS encoding redoxin family protein, yielding MRLVLHLLIFVIFISLLCSAQALFPTGLPIGSDAPEIDHITHDQKRFRLSDYKNKTDLTLIFLRDKTCPIYKSKVIKMQDSVLKNEKNRRVIVIIAKDSSIVDAYLKKNNVKYNEIIWLRSTENYDIHKKYGTLYGMDYETFNFYAEKGYRCLNCGCGIYYCPFAVPSIIAVDRNGKISYCNINNEDAEYPYPSTLLELLAIIKPHINQ
- a CDS encoding AAA family ATPase, whose protein sequence is MKILSIRIRNLHSLRGEHYINFEEEPFLTHSLFAIVGPTGAGKSTILDAITLALYGRVFRYSNAPADKVISFGEKDALAEITFVGKDGLEYAASWAISQRKTGTIGPPKRHIAESKGSKRILAEKEKDINPLLQKIIGLEYEQFTRSIILPQGNFASFLKAKPNERAEILEYITGTEIFSQISAKTYEICTQKERELNQLKDKLQTQISLLLSAEQISEIQQKIIDIEESLKKDSQEQKKLEAQYDICRRIEQYKREIDYLEKQKYEIEQKYKEYKTHFEKYQFYEKYADIYDMYDKKHEYESQLAQKIQEKEEVGQQINALHPKIQAAQEEISKIQKEIETLNETIREKKPIWQKARELEYELNRYRSQIKEIEKHILEIEHYIENLYHQNEQNTQNLECLEEKRKANLEWLQAHQQYAQLAQNAALLQNYMERNTQIDVDIQTEKNRLSEQQKKHQEIEQKIAQLMHTQQHIEQQKEKYYSEKTKLESVIEQLKNDMPKDIPDEVYVFKLRELKRNGELYSTTLENLQKEQKEQEQIQKAIQEQETELDEYKQKMSEYEKAIGSAQNQIEWQKKIDELAPYRAELKKGQPCPLCGATEHPYVVRVPEVLSQLQKQLQDLQQFYQQIREQFIRTNENIEKNKARLKANQNQILIYQKQLAQYEQEFNTLLHSLHLNYALNDISLIQAHLQQVEEQIKTYSSLKQQIETKDKELKKIHNHFESIKNQLDDITLQIKGCEIEKISCESEIKHLQSIIQKLEQDKQQLQKDIQTLYPQYTPSTTFEEVEHKIRQYSQKNEETQQLTQKIETLQKDIERLESQIQQYIAQKDKQSNHKNECEQTARDIQTEIKQLIPDMSADEEEELLQAQLNEYSQRKDQLQSTISDLQAQKANLTGKFQEIERTTQDLQTSIQNLTTSIDAEQSKYQLSAEDFSNYYLPLNERSVIKSRYEAYCAELEQNHLRCEQALSKKSELESHVDASVDAQLLAKQIETIKKRINEYNQELGRHKASLEHDAEVRKTQEDLHIQIQKQEGTFRRWERLNELIGSREGDKFRKFAQGLTLARLAGLANDHLKTLNPRYTLRKKPGENLDLEVIDAYQAGEVREISSLSGGETFLVSLALALGLSQLVGEGTQIRSLFIDEGFGTLDPQTLEVAMTALENLQMTGKVIGIISHVESLKERIHTKIIVEKTAHGTSRIKIYPPK